In a single window of the Terriglobus roseus genome:
- a CDS encoding GGDEF domain-containing protein: MDRRTLFSMQAGLLLFLGGVILLAFHRQRGQKRDKGSVWFAAAYLCSGLGLALQSERDVIPPFFAIVLGNFFFLLFGVLANYAVCATTRQRSRTWTYLLALNFATVANFTYYTYWQPNLFLRVMEAGAVIVLMHLALIVALLRVRERVIQPAMRSMALLLGLHSFFALARMSMVVQRRNADVLLSWIGVITIAGLALCYLWMDSLRVHAELEQSAMTDPLTGLYNRRILEVTAIHEIQRAARRGLPCSAIMLDVDRFKVINDELGHAAGDSSLSAVAGALQASLRASDIATRLGGDEFFVLLPGADEASAGLVVARIRAAIAALRLQTMGGESFSVSVSVGQVTQRGTKMTVEDLLHASDIMLYREKQLSRSRGFGSGTRQAGGAQVHPSNA; the protein is encoded by the coding sequence ATGGACCGTCGAACCCTTTTTTCAATGCAGGCCGGCCTGTTGCTCTTTCTGGGCGGCGTGATTCTGCTCGCTTTTCACCGTCAACGCGGCCAGAAACGCGACAAGGGATCCGTATGGTTTGCCGCCGCTTACCTTTGCTCGGGCCTGGGACTTGCGCTGCAATCGGAACGGGATGTCATTCCGCCTTTCTTCGCGATCGTCCTTGGAAACTTCTTCTTCCTGCTCTTCGGTGTTCTCGCGAACTACGCCGTGTGCGCAACCACGCGCCAGCGGAGCCGGACCTGGACGTACCTGCTTGCACTGAACTTCGCTACCGTCGCGAACTTCACCTACTACACCTACTGGCAGCCGAACCTGTTTCTGCGTGTGATGGAAGCGGGCGCCGTGATTGTGCTGATGCACCTGGCACTGATCGTCGCGCTGCTGCGGGTCCGTGAGCGCGTCATTCAACCAGCGATGCGCAGCATGGCACTGCTGCTGGGGCTGCACTCCTTCTTTGCCCTTGCACGAATGTCGATGGTCGTGCAGCGACGCAACGCCGATGTTCTGCTTTCCTGGATCGGCGTGATCACCATCGCAGGCCTGGCGCTCTGCTACCTGTGGATGGACAGCCTGCGGGTCCACGCGGAGTTGGAACAGAGCGCCATGACGGACCCGTTAACCGGGCTCTACAATCGGCGAATCCTGGAAGTGACTGCTATCCATGAAATTCAGCGGGCGGCCCGCAGAGGACTGCCCTGCTCCGCGATAATGCTGGACGTCGATCGCTTCAAGGTCATCAACGACGAACTGGGGCACGCCGCCGGCGACTCATCCCTGAGTGCGGTCGCTGGGGCTCTGCAGGCAAGCCTGCGGGCGTCCGACATCGCAACGCGCCTGGGTGGCGACGAGTTTTTTGTCCTGCTGCCGGGCGCTGATGAGGCCTCCGCCGGGCTGGTTGTAGCGCGTATCCGAGCTGCCATCGCCGCCCTGAGGTTGCAGACGATGGGCGGAGAGAGTTTCTCCGTCTCAGTCAGTGTGGGCCAGGTAACGCAGCGCGGCACAAAGATGACCGTGGAAGATCTGCTGCATGCCAGCGACATCATGTTGTACCGCGAGAAGCAGCTCAGCCGCTCCCGGGGCTTTGGTAGCGGGACACGTCAGGCGGGCGGAGCCCAGGTCCACCCCTCCAACGCGTAG